The genomic DNA CGAGTTCACAAACTCGGGACGCTTTGAAATCACGTATAAGGAAATGCCGCTGGCTTCTTTAGATCTGCACTTCCTTCACGAAGGTTTAAGCCGAATGAAAATTCCGGCTCACTTTGCAGGGCCCAAAGACTACGTGGAATTTCACCGCGAGCACGCACGCAAGACTCTTCCCGCGAAAAATGCGGAAGGGGTTCTAACCGCTCTGAAATCGGTGCTGGGGTCCGCCAATGTGGCTTCTCGAGAGCCTTTGGTGCGCTACTATGACCATGAGGTGCAAGGGGCTACCCGGGTAAAGCCTTATGGCGGAAAAACTCAGAATGGAGCCAACGACGCAGGTGTCATCGATCTGTCTATTCATGGCGGAGAAGAAAACAATGCCGTCGCCGTTTCTAACGGACTGTGCCCACAATTTTCCTATTACGACACTTATTTGATGGCCCAAAAAGCTGTCGATGAAGCGGTTCGCAATCTCGTCGCAACAGGCGCAAATCCTGCGAAGCTCGCTTTGGTTGATAATTTCTGTTGGCCGGATCCCATTGGCAAAAAATCCAATCCCGATGCTGCCCATAAAATGGCCCAACTCGTGCGCGCCTGTGAAGGCATGTATGCGGCGGCTTTGGCTTATCGGGCACCTTTGGTCAGTGGCAAAGACAGCATGAAAAATGACTTCATCGGTAAAACCAAAGGTGGCGACACCGTCAAAATTTCCGTGCCACCCACCTTGTTGATGACGGCCATCGGTCAAATTCCTGACGCCAGTAAAATAGCGCCTGGCTATTTTCAAGCGGCTGGCGACGAAATTTACATACTCGGAACATTGACACGCAGTTTGTACGCTTCAACTTTAGCGCAGGAATTCGACGTCACTCAGGAGGTTGCTCCTGAGTATCCTGACTTAAAAGCGAACAGTCATCTTTACCAGAAAATTTATGAAGCTCACCAACAATCACTGCTCAATTCCTGCCATGATATTTCTGAAGGGGGCTTGATGACCGCCTTGGCGGAATGCGGTTTTGGCAACGCCTTAGGCATGAAGCTGCAAATGAACGAGACGGCGTGGGAAGAGCTTTGGTCCGAAACAGGTTCTGTTTTTGTTGTCAGTGTTTCACCGCAAAACAAAGCCGCATTCGCACAGCATTTCGCAGGATTGTTTCAATATCTGGGACAAGTCACTGACACCGAAGAGGTTCACATTGAATTTGCGGGCACGTCAGCGAAGGTCTCTTTAGAAAGTCTGCAAAAGCCCTGGTCTGAAGGAGTCAAAAATGTCTATGAAGCCTAAGTTTTTAGTTCTTTGGGGCGACGGGATCAATTGTGAAAACGAAACAGCGCGGGCGATCGGTCTTGCCGGAGGCGAAGCTTGTCCCGTCCACGTGAACGAACTTTTAAAAGATCCGGGTTTGTTGCAGCAACATCATGCTCTGGTTTTCCCGGGGGGCTTTTCTTTCGGAGATCATTTGGGCAGTGGACAAATTTTAGCATTAAAGCTGGAAAACACCTTGAAAGCGGAGCTTCAGGAATTTGTGAAGAGCAAACCCGTTTTGGGAATATGCAACGGTTTTCAGACCCTGGTGCGCCTGGGACTTTTGCCCGATGCCGACTTCCAGCGTTCCTGCGCTTTAGTGAAAAACGAACAAGGGCACTTCATTGATCATTGGACAGAGCTTCAACGCAACGACTTGTCGCCTTGTATCTGGACGAAGTCGCTGCCAAAAGAGTTGGTGCTGCCAATTCGCCATGGCGAAGGACGCTTTGTTTGTCAGGACGAAAAAGTATTGAGTCGCCTGCAGGAAAAACAACAGGTCGTTCTTCGCTATAAAAATAACGTCAATGGCGCCGCCGATCGTATTGCGGGTGTTTGTGATCCTTCCGGTTTGGTTTTTGCCTTGATGCCGCATCCGGAAGCGGCTGTGCATGATTGGCATTTGCCTTTTTCAGGAAAAGCTTGGGGTTTAGAATTTTTTAAAAGTGCAGTGGAGTTTTTAAGGGGAAACAAATGAAACAGATTCGTCGCGCATTATTGAGCGTTTCAGATAAAACGGGCTTAGTGGAATTGGCGAAAGCACTGGCTTCCCGGAATGTGGAATTGATCGCCAGTGGGGGAACGGCAAAAACATTGATCGACGCCGGTCTGTCCGTGACTCCAGTTGAAAAACTGAGTGGTCACGGCGAGGCTTTTCAAGGACGAATGAAGACGATTAGTTTTGAGATCGCATCTAGCCTTCTTTTCCGTCGAGAAGACCCCAGCGATCTTGAGCAGGCCAAAAATTTGAATATTGAACCGATTGATCTTGTTGTCGTGAATCTCTATCCCTTTCACGAGACCTTGAAAAAACAAAGCGGCTTTGAAGAATGCATCGAAAACATCGATATCGGCGGTCCGACGCTTCTTCGTGCCGGCGCTAAAAACTTCCAGTCTGTAACGGTGCTCTGTGAGCCCTCGCAGTATGCAGAGTTCATGAATGAGTTCCAGTCGGGCGGTACGTCCTTCGAGTTCCGGCAAAAATGCGCCTCGCGGGTTTACACCATGACGGCCTTTTATGACCTGGCTATTGCCGGTTATCTTACTCAGAAAACAGGAGAAGCTTTGCGCTACGGTGAAAATCCGCATCAAAAGGCTTTCGTTCTCAAGAGTCCTTTCGCAGAAGGGTTGGCCCACGCGAAATCTTTGCAGGGCAAAGAGATGTCTTACAATAATTATCTGGATGCAGATTTTGCGTTAAAGACGTTACAGGATGTTCACTCCTGGCAGGCCAACAAGGCTTTGCCAACGGCAGTGGTGGTGAAACATAATACGCCTTGTGGGTTGGCTGTCGCGGAAGCCCCCCTTCGCGCTTTAGACAAAGCCTGGAAAGGGGACGAAAAAAGCTCTTTTGGCGGCATCATTGCTTTGAATTTCCCGGTGACTGACGAGGTGGCCGCTTTCTTCGCGGAAAAATTTGTCGAAGTCATTTTAGCTCCATCCTTTTCGGAATCGGCGCGCGAAAAGCTTAAGAAGAATTGTCGTGTCATGGAAATCAGTCTGCAACCGCACACGGCTTGGCAGATGCGCTCCATCGAAGGCGGCGTTTTAATGCAGGAACAAGACAGCTTTGATCTTACGCAGATGCAGACCGTGACACAGAGTAAGTTTGCGCCTGAAAAAGAAAAGCTGGCGGGATTTGCTGCTTTGGCGGTCAAGAATTTAAAAAGTAACGCCATTGCCCTCTGTCGTCAGGACGGACCTGAATTTGAATTGCTGACGATGGGCTCAGGCCAGACCAATCGAGTCGACTGTATTGAAAAGTTGATTTATTCAAGATTGAAAGACAAAGGCATTCAGGATGTTTCTGATGTGGTCCTGGCATCGGATGCGTTCTTTCCGTTCCCCGATTCAGTGCAAGTCGCTGCGAACCTGGGGGTCAAATACATTATTCAGCCAGGCGGCTCCATCAAGGATCACGATGTGATCGCAGAAGCGGATCGTTTGAACGTAGCGATGATTTTTACCGGTCGTCGTCATTTCCTTCACTAAGAAAAGAGGCCAGTCATGTCACAGAAAGTGGATTACAAAGAAGCCGGTGTCGATATCACGAAGGCGGACGCTTTTGTTGAAAGAATTAAGAAACTTGTTCCCACGACGTTCAATGATCAGGTTCTGCAGGGAATCGGTGGTTTTGCCGCCGTTTACAAACTCAACGATCAAAAGTATCTTGCTTCCTGCACGGATGGCGTGGGTACGAAACTTAAAATCGGCCAGCAGTTGGATAAACACCATGGCATAGGTATCGATCTTGTTGCCATGTGCGTGAACGATCTCTTATGTGTGGGCGCAAAGCCGTTATTCTTTCTGGATTACATGGCCTTCGGAAAATTAGACACACGAATCAGTGAAGAGCTGATTGCCGGTATGGTCGATGGTTGCCGTCAATCTGGGATGGCCTTGATCGGTGGCGAGACCGCGGAAATGCCAGGAATTTATAAAGAAGGTGAATATGATTTGGCTGGCTTCAGTGTCGGCGAATTGGCACCGTCTGACATGTTCAAGGAAGATGCGATGAATGAAGGCGATGTCGTGCTGGGTCTTGCCTCCAGCGGATTTCATTCGAACGGGTACTCATTGCTTCGTAAATTAGTCAAAGACTCGGAAAGTGATCTTTTGGAACAGTTGCTAGAGCCAACGCAGATTTATGTCGAAATTTTTTCGCATCTACGTCAGAAATTTTCTCAAGGAATTTTGGCAGCGGCCCACATCACGGGCGGCGGGATTTATAATATTCCCCGCATGAGTGACAAGTATGACTATGATATTACTTTCTGGCCGTCGGTGTCGGAAATGGCTCCGGTGTTTCAACATCTGCTGCAACGAATGGATCTATCGCAAGAAGAGCTTTTCCGCACCTTCAACATGGGTGTCGGCTTGACGGTCCTTGTGAAAAAATCTCAGGCCGAAGAGATTCTGGCTGAACTGCAGGCGAAAAAAATAAAAGCCTGGAAGCTGGGACATATTTCTAAAGGTACTGGCGAAATTAAAATGGGCGCATGGAAGATGTAAGTATTAACGAAAAGGGGAGTGAAAGCTCCCCCTTTTCGTTAATAAGGCCAAACGCCGCGCCCGCGCAGATGAATGCGAATATCCTCAGCTCCTGTCATATCTATATCCAAAGCCCCCGAATAGGTCCCCAAAGAGGTCGGTCTGAAGAACACCCGCACCGTGCATCTTTGTCCGGAAAAAAGCAGTCGAGGACAATTTTCTTCGTAGCCGAATCCGCTGCCATGAATATCGAAGTCGTTGAAGTATAAGGGCAGATTTCCGGTATTACGAAGCGTGAAACTGACGCCCTTCAGTCGATTCAAAGCCGTGCGGCCGAAGTTGTAGTAGTAGTGCACAGTCTGTGTGTCGATTTCTGGTGGTTCGCGCAATGAAATTTCATAGGTGCTGTCGCGACTTTGTGAGTTGTCGGGCGCTTCTTGCGCGTGAACGGGTGTGGCCAGAATCGTGCCGAGAAGAAGCAGGACTAAGAGCTTCATGGGGACCTCCTTTGATGACCTATTTTTTTCTGTTTCAAAGGAAGGGGGCAAAGGGTTTTCCATTTCTTCATTTTATTTCATGAGAAGTCGTGAGGGATGTTGAAGGTCGTCCGATGTGAGGTTGCACTGCTATTTCATTTTTCTCTTTAAAATGACATTGAGATCGTTAATTTCCTCACGGAAATAGTCATTTTCGCGAAGTTTGATCTCGTCAGGATTTTGCTGATTCTCAACGGCGTTCTGCAAAACCCGCTTTACATTGTAAAGGGGCCCGACAATCCGGCTGGTAAGTCGGTTAAAAACATAGACCCCAACCACCATGCCGAAGCCGACGGGAATCAACTGATAAATCAGAAAGCTGACTTTGTATTTAGTGACAAACTCCAACGCCGTCATGTGGCTGACGACAGGTTCCAGTCGGCTTAAAAACAAGTATAAAGCCAAGGCCTGAACGACGAAGATCGACATGACGAAGATACCGACGTACATCAGGACATCATATTGAATTTCGCGATTGACGATAAGGCGTCGTCTTTGGCTGAAAATTTTCATCGTTTGTTACCTTTCTTTCAGTATAACCCACCGCCGGGTCTCCCTAAATGAAAACCCTGATCTGAAAAAAGAGGTGTTCTCAAGTGAGACAACCCGCAACGATGGTTGCCTGCGCGATCTCCGAATGAGAAACTTGCGACAAGTCTTTAGCCAGGAGTTTTCCTTGAAAAAAAATCTTCGAGCTCACCCCATGCGAAATCCCATCATCTTGGCTCTTGATGTGGACACTCGGGATCGCGCTTTAAAAATCGCGGACGAATTAAGCGACATCGTCGGGGGATTCAAGCTGGGGCCGCGCTTGTGTCTGCGTTATGGAATGGACTTTGTGAAGGAGATGGCTCAACGAGGCCCCATTTTTCTGGATAACAAGCATTTCGATATTCCCTCAACGATGGAAGCAGCCGTGCGCGCCAGTTTTGAAGCAGGGGCTTCCCTGGTGACGGTGCATGCCTTGAGTGGGGCAGAGGCCTTGCGGAAAATGGCCGAGGTTGAAAAGGAGCTCCAGGCGCAGCGACCTTTCAAGATTCTCGCTGTCACGATCCTCACGTCCTGGGATCAAAGCTCTCTTCCGCGAAATATGAAAGAGCAACCTATTTCCCAACACGTGACGGATCTAGTGGATTTGGTCGGCGCCTCAGGGCTGCAGGGGGTGGTTTGTTCTCCTCATGAATTGGACCTTTTACAAAACCGCGATCTTTACCTTGTCACCCCTGGAATTCGATTTAGTATGCAGGATTCCGGCGATCAAAAGCGTATCATGGGTCCTAAAGAAGCTCTGCGAAGCGGAGCCTCGGCATTGGTCGTCGGTCGACCCATCCTTGAAGCGAAAAACATCAAGGAAGCTGCAACTGATTTTGTAATGGCTGTATATGAAGAAAAATAATTCCCGTCCCACTCGCAATTCCCAAGCACAACGCCCGCATTCACAAGGCGGCGCACGTCCAGGCAATCGTCCTCAGCAAGGACGCGGTCCGCACCCGGCGGCCCGCTCTGAAAATCAAATTCCTCGTGACTGGCGTATCGTTATTGGCACGCATGCGATCAACGAGGTTTTGAGTGTGCGTCCTCAGCAAGTGAAGGGCATGTGGATTCGTCAGGGCTGGGAGCATTCTGGTGATTTGCGTGATATGCATGAACTCGCTTTAGACAAAAAAGTGAAAGTGGATATCAAGCCTGAAAACGTCATCGAAAAATTCGGTTCGTCGCAACAAGGGGCCGCGATCTTCGTCGATGGAGCGCCTGTTTTGGATCTGGATGGTCTAGATAATTTTGATAAATCCGTCGTCCTGATGCTGGACGGTAT from Bdellovibrio sp. ArHS includes the following:
- the pyrF gene encoding orotidine-5'-phosphate decarboxylase, which codes for MKKNLRAHPMRNPIILALDVDTRDRALKIADELSDIVGGFKLGPRLCLRYGMDFVKEMAQRGPIFLDNKHFDIPSTMEAAVRASFEAGASLVTVHALSGAEALRKMAEVEKELQAQRPFKILAVTILTSWDQSSLPRNMKEQPISQHVTDLVDLVGASGLQGVVCSPHELDLLQNRDLYLVTPGIRFSMQDSGDQKRIMGPKEALRSGASALVVGRPILEAKNIKEAATDFVMAVYEEK
- the purH gene encoding bifunctional phosphoribosylaminoimidazolecarboxamide formyltransferase/IMP cyclohydrolase is translated as MKQIRRALLSVSDKTGLVELAKALASRNVELIASGGTAKTLIDAGLSVTPVEKLSGHGEAFQGRMKTISFEIASSLLFRREDPSDLEQAKNLNIEPIDLVVVNLYPFHETLKKQSGFEECIENIDIGGPTLLRAGAKNFQSVTVLCEPSQYAEFMNEFQSGGTSFEFRQKCASRVYTMTAFYDLAIAGYLTQKTGEALRYGENPHQKAFVLKSPFAEGLAHAKSLQGKEMSYNNYLDADFALKTLQDVHSWQANKALPTAVVVKHNTPCGLAVAEAPLRALDKAWKGDEKSSFGGIIALNFPVTDEVAAFFAEKFVEVILAPSFSESAREKLKKNCRVMEISLQPHTAWQMRSIEGGVLMQEQDSFDLTQMQTVTQSKFAPEKEKLAGFAALAVKNLKSNAIALCRQDGPEFELLTMGSGQTNRVDCIEKLIYSRLKDKGIQDVSDVVLASDAFFPFPDSVQVAANLGVKYIIQPGGSIKDHDVIAEADRLNVAMIFTGRRHFLH
- a CDS encoding phosphoribosylformylglycinamidine synthase subunit PurQ, producing MSMKPKFLVLWGDGINCENETARAIGLAGGEACPVHVNELLKDPGLLQQHHALVFPGGFSFGDHLGSGQILALKLENTLKAELQEFVKSKPVLGICNGFQTLVRLGLLPDADFQRSCALVKNEQGHFIDHWTELQRNDLSPCIWTKSLPKELVLPIRHGEGRFVCQDEKVLSRLQEKQQVVLRYKNNVNGAADRIAGVCDPSGLVFALMPHPEAAVHDWHLPFSGKAWGLEFFKSAVEFLRGNK
- the purM gene encoding phosphoribosylformylglycinamidine cyclo-ligase, coding for MSQKVDYKEAGVDITKADAFVERIKKLVPTTFNDQVLQGIGGFAAVYKLNDQKYLASCTDGVGTKLKIGQQLDKHHGIGIDLVAMCVNDLLCVGAKPLFFLDYMAFGKLDTRISEELIAGMVDGCRQSGMALIGGETAEMPGIYKEGEYDLAGFSVGELAPSDMFKEDAMNEGDVVLGLASSGFHSNGYSLLRKLVKDSESDLLEQLLEPTQIYVEIFSHLRQKFSQGILAAAHITGGGIYNIPRMSDKYDYDITFWPSVSEMAPVFQHLLQRMDLSQEELFRTFNMGVGLTVLVKKSQAEEILAELQAKKIKAWKLGHISKGTGEIKMGAWKM